From a region of the Synechococcus sp. RS9916 genome:
- a CDS encoding DUF6464 family protein — protein MLVELRQSGSERLLDRIDLADTPHPGRWLELGSASYFVLQRRHRYSLRSGRYQLASVVLLVKQQQQPADANRYRHGWVIGDPSCRFNALSPLLRCAVLPDGPCEQCTHYELRQG, from the coding sequence ATGCTTGTTGAGTTACGTCAGTCGGGTAGCGAGCGACTGCTTGATCGCATTGACCTTGCAGACACGCCCCATCCCGGGCGTTGGCTCGAGCTTGGCTCGGCCAGTTATTTCGTGCTGCAACGGCGTCATCGTTACTCCCTCCGTTCCGGTCGCTACCAGCTCGCCTCTGTGGTGTTGCTGGTCAAGCAACAACAGCAGCCTGCCGATGCGAACCGCTATCGCCATGGATGGGTGATTGGTGATCCAAGCTGCCGCTTCAATGCCTTAAGCCCCCTGCTGCGGTGTGCCGTGCTCCCGGATGGCCCATGCGAGCAATGCACCCACTACGAACTTCGCCAGGGTTGA
- a CDS encoding DUF475 domain-containing protein, with the protein MDSAALPSLTPLLDGVDRWGELLPLLPVLVALELILSADNAIALAAIARDQRDPLRERQALNLGIGLAFALRTALILMAQWILAFKPIQLIAGAYLVWLFIGHLRSKTAASGDDIDADGTPESASAGSLLRTVLALALTDLAFSVDSVATAVAISDQLILVVTGALIGVIALRFTSGLFVRWLEIFPRLETAGYVAVGLVGFKLLITLLLNTLHVPEWVMLSSVIALLVWGFSTRIPPASEPA; encoded by the coding sequence ATGGATTCAGCAGCACTTCCATCCCTTACTCCCCTTCTGGATGGCGTCGACCGCTGGGGTGAGCTTTTGCCTTTGCTTCCCGTGCTGGTCGCACTTGAGCTGATCCTTTCGGCTGACAACGCCATTGCCCTTGCGGCAATCGCGCGTGATCAACGAGACCCATTGCGAGAGCGTCAGGCTCTCAACCTGGGCATTGGTCTGGCCTTCGCGCTCAGGACTGCTTTGATCCTGATGGCGCAGTGGATTTTGGCTTTTAAGCCGATTCAACTGATCGCAGGTGCCTACCTGGTGTGGTTGTTCATCGGCCATCTGCGCTCCAAAACTGCCGCTTCCGGTGATGACATTGACGCTGACGGCACCCCTGAATCGGCGTCTGCTGGATCACTGCTCCGCACGGTATTGGCCTTGGCGCTAACGGATCTGGCCTTTTCCGTCGACAGCGTGGCGACGGCGGTTGCGATCAGCGACCAACTGATTCTGGTGGTGACAGGCGCCTTAATTGGCGTGATCGCCCTGCGTTTTACATCAGGCCTGTTCGTTCGTTGGTTGGAAATTTTCCCTCGGCTTGAGACCGCCGGTTATGTGGCGGTTGGTTTGGTGGGTTTCAAGCTGTTGATCACCTTGCTGTTGAACACCCTTCATGTTCCCGAATGGGTAATGCTGAGCAGCGTGATTGCACTCCTGGTTTGGGGCTTTTCCACCCGTATTCCTCCAGCTTCTGAACCCGCCTGA
- a CDS encoding calcium-binding protein, which produces MDSPRSPHPCLWHWHELRRPYLRDDSHNTIRGYSGDDRIYGKAGNDNLYGNSGNDYLNGGSGNDTLEGQSGNDRLEGGSGNDTLEGGSGNDYLKGGDDDDDDVLHGGVGDDVLNGGAGNDNLDGGAGNDRLWGIIGNNELHGGDGDDLLFGGWGEDILDGGDGVDELIGWTGDDQLYGGQGDDDLSGGWGSDLLQGGTGADRVRGGRGADLFVLSKGDGYDTIVDFSDGEDMISLGVDVDLRLSDGNDGAWIWDGNDKMALVLNTSADQLQLGRDNFLL; this is translated from the coding sequence ATTGACTCGCCGCGTTCGCCCCATCCGTGTCTTTGGCATTGGCATGAACTTCGACGACCGTATTTACGGGACGACTCTCATAACACCATTCGTGGATACTCAGGAGACGACCGGATTTATGGCAAAGCAGGAAACGACAATCTTTACGGGAATTCAGGTAATGACTATCTAAACGGCGGTTCTGGCAATGACACGCTTGAAGGCCAGTCTGGTAATGACAGGCTTGAAGGCGGGTCTGGTAACGACACGCTTGAGGGTGGCTCCGGCAATGACTACTTAAAAGGCGGAGACGATGACGATGACGATGTTTTACACGGTGGAGTCGGTGACGATGTCTTAAATGGCGGAGCTGGTAATGACAATTTGGATGGCGGTGCTGGTAATGACAGGCTTTGGGGAATAATTGGCAATAACGAACTCCATGGCGGCGATGGTGATGACCTCCTCTTTGGCGGCTGGGGGGAAGACATCCTCGATGGAGGTGATGGCGTTGATGAACTCATTGGATGGACTGGCGATGACCAGCTGTATGGCGGCCAAGGCGATGATGATTTAAGTGGGGGTTGGGGCAGTGATTTGCTGCAAGGAGGTACCGGAGCGGACCGGGTTCGCGGCGGTAGAGGTGCTGATTTATTTGTTCTATCGAAAGGCGACGGTTACGACACAATTGTGGATTTCAGCGATGGGGAGGACATGATTAGCCTTGGCGTTGACGTCGATCTCAGACTGTCTGATGGTAATGATGGTGCTTGGATATGGGACGGTAATGACAAAATGGCTCTGGTTTTAAATACCTCAGCAGACCAATTGCAGCTTGGAAGGGACAATTTTCTGCTCTGA